One region of Salvia miltiorrhiza cultivar Shanhuang (shh) chromosome 3, IMPLAD_Smil_shh, whole genome shotgun sequence genomic DNA includes:
- the LOC131014509 gene encoding transcription factor bHLH36-like isoform X1 has translation MSCFSEMILEQDLTISNEAVLESPQLVTNSSKKRRITSKSGPKQNEENKVSDELRKTTHREIERQRRQEMSTLYASLRELLPLEYIKGKRSVSDHMHEAASYIKDMEKKIEELQLRRDELKNASASNTTFDLPNFVTVNCCCDGLEILINCGVKEGYGFSLSRVIVELTHNGLDVVTCISNKVNGRFLYKIHTQVTLLSYTIYFIFTFFHFWESSICR, from the exons ATGAGCTGCTTTTCCGAAAtgattcttgaacaagattTGACGATATCGAATGAGGCTGTTTTGGAAAGCCCTCAACTTGTAACGAACAGCTCGAAAAAGAGGCGAATAACATCAAAATCAGGTCCCAAACAAAACGAAGAAAACAAAGTAAGCGATGAGCTGAGGAAAACTACGCATAGAGAAATTGAGAGGCAAAGAAGGCAAGAAATGTCTACTCTTTACGCCTCACTTCGAGAACTTCTCCCTCTTGAATACATCAAG GGGAAACGGTCGGTCTCTGATCACATGCACGAGGCTGCAAGTTACATAAAGGATATGGAGAAGAAGATAGAGGAATTGCAGTTGCGGAGAGATGAGCTGAAAAATGCATCGGCTTCAAATACTACTTTTGATCTGCCAAATTTTGTAACGGTGAATTGTTGTTGTGATGGGCTTGAGATTTTGATCAACTGTGGTGTCAAAGAGGGTTATGGATTTTCCCTATCAAGAGTGATTGTGGAATTGACTCACAACGGACTCGATGTAGTCACCTGCATTTCAAACAAAGTGAATGGCAGATTCTTGTACAAAATCCATACTCAGGTAACTCTATTATCGTAcactatatattttatttttacattttttcatTTCTGGGAATCATCGATTTGCAGGTAA
- the LOC131014509 gene encoding transcription factor bHLH36-like isoform X2, whose amino-acid sequence MSCFSEMILEQDLTISNEAVLESPQLVTNSSKKRRITSKSGPKQNEENKVSDELRKTTHREIERQRRQEMSTLYASLRELLPLEYIKGKRSVSDHMHEAASYIKDMEKKIEELQLRRDELKNASASNTTFDLPNFVTVNCCCDGLEILINCGVKEGYGFSLSRVIVELTHNGLDVVTCISNKVNGRFLYKIHTQVNALAYINLAELQQRLTYEIN is encoded by the exons ATGAGCTGCTTTTCCGAAAtgattcttgaacaagattTGACGATATCGAATGAGGCTGTTTTGGAAAGCCCTCAACTTGTAACGAACAGCTCGAAAAAGAGGCGAATAACATCAAAATCAGGTCCCAAACAAAACGAAGAAAACAAAGTAAGCGATGAGCTGAGGAAAACTACGCATAGAGAAATTGAGAGGCAAAGAAGGCAAGAAATGTCTACTCTTTACGCCTCACTTCGAGAACTTCTCCCTCTTGAATACATCAAG GGGAAACGGTCGGTCTCTGATCACATGCACGAGGCTGCAAGTTACATAAAGGATATGGAGAAGAAGATAGAGGAATTGCAGTTGCGGAGAGATGAGCTGAAAAATGCATCGGCTTCAAATACTACTTTTGATCTGCCAAATTTTGTAACGGTGAATTGTTGTTGTGATGGGCTTGAGATTTTGATCAACTGTGGTGTCAAAGAGGGTTATGGATTTTCCCTATCAAGAGTGATTGTGGAATTGACTCACAACGGACTCGATGTAGTCACCTGCATTTCAAACAAAGTGAATGGCAGATTCTTGTACAAAATCCATACTCAG GTAAATGCTTTGGCATATATTAATCTGGCTGAGCTGCAGCAGAGGCTCACGTATGAGATCAATTAA